The Lichenihabitans psoromatis genomic interval GCGCCGGTCTTCAATCCGCATCGTTACACCCTGGAAGAAGGCGGTATGAAGCAGACAGACCGGGTGCAACTGGCGTTCAAACAGGAAGCCGACCCGCAGGGCTTGCTCAACCCCGGCAAGATGATCGCATGGGAAGATCCCGATTTCGACTTCGACAGCGGCAAGACCTACCTGTTTCCCAGCCTGTCGGCCGTCGGGGCTGGGTGGGACGGCGACGTATGAACGTCCTCGTCGTCTACGCCCATCCGGTCGATACGAGTTTCGTCGGCGGCCTTCACCACACGGTCGTGACGCGTCTCGAGCGGGCTGGTCATACCGTCGACGATTGCGATCTCTATGCGGAGGGGTTCGACCCTGTCATGTCGCGGCAGGACCGGATCGATTATCATGACACCGGCCTCAATCAATCGCGGATCGGGCCGCATGTCGAACGGCTACGGCGGGCGGACGCCTTGGTGCTGATCTACCCGGTTTGGAACTTCGGCTTTCCGGCCATTCTCAAAGGCTATCTCGATCGGGTCTGGGTGCCGGGTGTCGCCTTCGAGCTGGCCGAAAACGGTGACCTAAGCTTCACGCTGCGGCACATCAAAAAGCTCGCGGCCGTCTGTACGTATGGCGGCCAATGGTGGCGCGCCCGGTTGATGAGCGATCCGCCCCGACGTTGCGTGACCCGCATGATGCGCGCCCATGTGGCGCTGACCGCGTCCACCGATTATCTCGCCTGCTACGACATGAACCATACGACGGAGGCAAAGCGGGCCGCCTTCATGAGCCGTGTCGACGCCACGTTTTCGCGCTGGCGTTAGACCGAGGCGCGGCTGTCCGACCGACGCGTCTCGAGAGGGTCGGGAGCCGCTCGGATGCTACCGCGAACCCCAACCTCCAGGTACACTCGTCTGATGATCCCGAATCTTCTCTCGATCGCCGGCTCGGACCCGAGTGGCGGCGCCGGCATTCAGGCCGACCTCAAAACCTTCTCGGCGCTCGGCTGCTATGGCATGGCGGCGCTCACCGCTTTGACGGCCCAGAATACGCGGGGCGTGAGCGGCGTCCATGTCGTGCCGCCGGAGTTTGTGGCGGCCGAGATCGACGCGATCTTCGCCGACATTTCGGTCGATGCAGTGAAACTGGGGATGCTGGCCGATGGCGCGGTCGTGGCGGCCGTGACCGATCGACTGGTGCGCCACGCGGCCGGCAACATCGTGCTCGATCCTGT includes:
- a CDS encoding NAD(P)H-dependent oxidoreductase, translated to MNVLVVYAHPVDTSFVGGLHHTVVTRLERAGHTVDDCDLYAEGFDPVMSRQDRIDYHDTGLNQSRIGPHVERLRRADALVLIYPVWNFGFPAILKGYLDRVWVPGVAFELAENGDLSFTLRHIKKLAAVCTYGGQWWRARLMSDPPRRCVTRMMRAHVALTASTDYLACYDMNHTTEAKRAAFMSRVDATFSRWR